The following coding sequences lie in one Phalacrocorax carbo chromosome 3, bPhaCar2.1, whole genome shotgun sequence genomic window:
- the RRM2 gene encoding ribonucleoside-diphosphate reductase subunit M2 translates to MLSARAPLAARHDQPRLSPHKTLSPMKSLALSDKENTPPALSSARVLANKAARKIFQEGDGKPVPRGAEEEEEPLLRDNPRRFVIFPIQYHDIWQMYKKAEASFWTAEEVDLSKDIRHWESLKPDEKYFISHILAFFAASDGIVNENLVERFSQEVQITEARCFYGFQIAMENIHSEMYSLLIDTYIKDSKEREFLFNAIETLPCVKKKADWAMRWIGDKKATYGERVVAFAAVEGIFFSGSFASIFWLKKRGLMPGLTFSNELISRDEGLHCDFACLMFKHLVHKPSEERVKEIIMNAVLIEQEFLTEALPVNLIGMNCTLMKQYIEFVADRLMLELGFKKIYKAENPFDFMENISLEGKTNFFEKRVGEYQRMGVMSKPTDNSFTLDAEF, encoded by the exons ATGCTGTCCGCCCGCgccccgctcgccgcccgccacGACCAGCCCCGCCTGTCGCCCCATAAGACACTGTCGCCCATGAAGAGCCTGGCGCTGAGCGACAAGGAGAACACG CCCCCCGCGCTCAGCAGCGCCCGCGTCCTGGCCAACAAGGCGGCCCGCAAGATCTTCCAGGAGGGCGACGGGAAGCCG GTGCCGCGGGGCgccgaggaagaggaggagccGCTGTTGCGGGACAACCCCCGCCGCTTCGTCATCTTCCCCATCCAGTACCACGACATCTGGCAGATGTACAAGAAGGCCGAGGCCTCCTTCTGGACGGCGGAGGAG GTGGACCTTTCCAAAGACATCCGGCACTGGGAGTCCCTGAAGCCTGATGAGAAGTACTTCATTTCACACATCCTTGCCTTCTTTGCTGCTAGCGATGGCATCGTCAACGAAAACTTG GTGGAGCGGTTCAGTCAAGAAGTACAAATCACAGAGGCTCGTTGTTTCTATGGCTTCCAGATTGCCATGGAAAATATACATTCAGAAATGTACAGTCTTCTCATTGACACCTACATTAAAGATTCTAAAGAGAG ggagtttctttttaatgctattGAAACATTACCATGTGTTAAGAAGAAGGCTGACTGGGCCATGCGCTGGATTGGGGACAAGAAAGCAACATATG GAGAACGTGTTGTAGCTTttgcagcagtggaaggaattttcttttctggctcTTTTGCATCAATTTTTTGGCTGAAGAAAAGAGGATTAATGCCTGGACTCACTTTTTCTAATGAACTTATCAGTAGAGATGAG GGCTTGCACTGTGATTTTGCCTGCCTCATGTTCAAGCATTTGGTACACAAACCATCAGAGGAGAGAGTAAAAGAAATCATCATGAATGCTGTTCTCATAGAACAG GAATTCTTGACGGAGGCACTGCCTGTAAATCTGATTGGCATGAACTGCACTTTAATGAAACAGTACATAGAGTTTGTAGCAGACCGGCTTATGTTGGAACTGGGATTTAAAAAG ATATACAAAGCAGAGAATCCTTTTGACTTCATGGAAAACATCTCTCTGGAAGGCAAGACCAATTTCTTTGAGAAGCGAGTAGGTGAATATCAGAGGATGGGAGTCATGTCGAAGCCCACAGACAACTCTTTCACCCTGGATGCGGAATTTTAA